Part of the Pomacea canaliculata isolate SZHN2017 linkage group LG11, ASM307304v1, whole genome shotgun sequence genome is shown below.
TGGATTAATGCCAGAGCCGCATACACTGCTATGAACTTAAAGATTGGTGAACTGATGTAAGAAAATTGAAATCACTGTGAAACAATTTTTCTACCTTGGTTAAGATATTAGTACTATAATCTTCAATGATGTTTGAAGAAGTATTTAACACTtaagtttgcatttttaaaaatgtatgcttTTGTGCAAACATATGTTCAGTGCATTAGTTCTGAGGACGGAGCAGTGTAGCTCTCCCAGACCCCAGTGTAGCGGGAGGCTGACGTAGAATACTGTAGCCATGGCAACGCCTTGACCCTGCACTCAGCACCGCGCGCCTGGTTCTCGGTGCTGGCACAACATCCATTGACCTTCTTGCTAGGGCCATTTGCCAGCGATGTACTCTGCTGGCTGTGTTGCACACGTCGCACACTTGTCTCTGCCAGCCTAGTAAATAATTGTGTTTACGCTTCAATGGATGTTCTGCTAGACCTTAATGGTAGCCATGCGGTGACAGATGCGAAGCTGAAAGATTTGGACAATGCCAGAATGTCACATGCAGTAACAGAGCTTGCATGTGGTTGCTGCATGTTTCAAGATAGTCATTGCTGCGAAAAAACTCGTCTGGTTCACAATGTGTGTGTTACAAGAAAGAATACCATTGTAAACTAAATGAACCTTTACTAGCCTTCAGTGGTGCACTGGCAGTGGAATCTGAGCAGATCATCGCAAGGaatgctaacacacacacatatgtgattgatttctttttctcatgtgtcataaaactattaaataaaatcaaaaacatttgaTAATATCATAACCTCTTCAGGGACGTAAGCCTCTAGTATTACATTATGTATACACACAGAATGCTGctcacatacacaaatgcaTAATGGGAGGCAAAAGAAGACAGACGCAGAAGAGAACCCACTTTATGAGTCACAGAATCTTATGAACAATGGGCTAGGTACTGTGTATGCCATCGCTGTCATCAGCAACACTTGCAGTCCTTACTTACAGTGTTGCCCCTAAATGACCCcaggattatttttttgttcaggATGCATGTGACATAAGCCCTATACTAAGTATAAGCCTCAATCGTCAGCCAGACGAACCGATTTTGTTAGTTGAAACACATGAGAAACGTTTTGAAtcataaagtaaataattaagattaataattaaaacaaatgagaaTATACCTTAAAATTACTTGTAAAAACCAAGTTGGTGCTTTTGGTCGTGAGATATgtgcctatatatatacataaatggaGTCGAAAGAAACTCGGGGTACTATATATGAGTTGTAAtggtgtttaaaacaaaatagaggTATTACATTAAATGTCGATTTTTGTACACGAAAAAAAAGACGTGTCCTAAAAAAGccctaatatttattttgtagctgAAGAAGAATCGACTGTCGATCAAGTGCTCCGTCCACGCTCATGGTCCGAGAAATATCCTGCGAATTTCTTGTTTCCCTATTTCtgatgttcacacacaaacaaataacaagagaTTCCACTCGACGACCAGCCACCCCGCATCATTCATCCAATCAGCGACTATAGCTAGCACAAACAAGAGGACGAACACCCCTCCCCTTAACCATCAACTCCTCCTACATGTGGCGGGGTGGACAGTGGATTTCGTACTAGTCGATCTCTAACTCGAGGTCaagtagtttgttttttaactttatgAGGTTTCCATGTACCCTAGGTAAcagatacaaagaaaaacagagagagagaaaaataaatgggagAGAACGAGAGACAGACAGCCGAAATTCCAATCCGCCAAACTCTTTGTTTTACAAGCCTGCTACAactgtcaaaaaagaaatataacaaagtaatcagcaggagaaacaaaaaaataacaacacatctTATTTcaagagttgtctgcccttccctctgtctcttcctctttttctgaaCTGGCGTCTGCTAGTTACTCGTATGTTGCGGAAAATTAATCACTGATATTCCTAACTGTTTTAGTCATAAAAACCTGATGTCATCTGACACTTCTAGACAAAGTGCCTCCTTCTCTCTATGTAGTCATGTCCTGTGCCTGTCTTGTAGTTACTAAATTTGTAActgaccttttgtttttctatgaAAGACATCATCATTTCTTGAAGCTGACACTTAACATTATCTTCTACTCTATCGTTGTAGTATATACTTCCATAAATATACTTGCCGCGTGACCGTCCAATACGTCACCGGATGCACGCTCGCAACCGCCCAAAACAGCGGGCAACGAACGCACAGCCTCtcgctcggccggagacggtTTGTGACGTACCAGTCGAACCgcagctgagcgcagaccacacagaaatgataaagacaaaattcaagtgacaaaaactaatttattacaTACGTAAAATAACACTAAAAACCAAGTATCATGCGTCCCTAACACTACCATAAAGAAAGGGatagattaaaataaacaatcaaaacaaaggGAATACTATAAAACAATTGCCCTTAAGAGGACCAAGCCAGTGTTCTTCGATATGAAAACACAACTGAAATGTTTCACAAAACGGTGCTCACTTCAAATAGGAAGAGGAAGCTGTTAAGGGAAACAATGCACTATTAACAGCAAATATAAAAacctttgtttctgttgttttgaattatttgaagtggttttatttattatggcGTAGAGTAATATcgttaataaatattaaaatccAATCATAAATCTTACATCATATTGTATAACTTTTGTGGTGACATATCTTGCTTATCTTAATATCCTGTGTTGTGCATAATTGCCTAAAACGCTGTCTCCATCACCTGCGGCTACTTACCTCCTTTAACACGAAGGCTTCCAATGTCCTCCCTTAAATGGACACTGTAAATAGCTTGACTGTTTACACTCAAGCCTTCATGAACaaattaaactttaataatGTGTCTACAGTGAACGGGAAATACAACCTAACCCCACCCCGCCCTTATTAAGAGCaataactttaaataattttccaacgaaaatttaaaaaaatttaatatccGCCTAGGTTTCTGCTGTTCCGATTGATGCTGTGTAtcgtcgcacacacacatttatatatctTACTTCCCAACAAGAAGGCGAGTTCAATGTGTTTTACAAGCTTCAAAAGGCAGTGGGTAGTCTTGACCTATAACAGAGGAGGGCATCACAATATtacacagacatgcacaatGAACATCACAATCAGCCAatcatacagacatacacagtGAACGATGCACCACATGGAGCAGTTGATGGACTGGTGCCCGTCAATCAGACGATGAGAATCAGGTGTCGAGGGTTCAGATCTCTGCTCTGATTTACTTCTTTTTGGGCTGACCATCGATGGTTTCCTCTGGCATTTATTTCTATGCACTCATATATTGACTTGAATGGTCAACTTCTCCTGCTACTCCTTATCTGTACTTGAATGTCACAGACACGGAAGACAATCTAATCATCAGAATTTTACTGGGGCTACACAAAGGTGCTGAGCCAGTATGATTTTTACAACTGGGTTTTCATTGGCTGTAAGGGTAACACTGCTCATTCTTCTATTCAACAATCTTGACTAGAACCTCGTGTgtattataaagaaaacatgcCACTAGAGCGCGCGACAAGCATTTTTAAGAAGGTAAAAGTATGGTAACAGATTAATTAAGGTTTATATCAAGTTAAATGTTCTTGAATAAATGCATGGTAAGCATATGACATAATGTGCACCAATATGTGTCATCAGTACATAATAGtaacttgaaaagaaaagcaaacagcaaaGGATGTAATTATCaggtttcatttttattcttgagAAATACCTTCAGAAACATTTACTCCATAAAGTCGCTTTAGTGAGAACTTTGCTGATAAAAATGCAGACTCTTAGTTCAACAATTTTTAATTGCATGATATATTTAGGTgccaaaagtttttttaagaaaataaccCTTCTGGTATTGTCATATATAATGTAAGGTCGATAAGAAAATTACAACCACTTTATATATCAACTAACTACAGCGTATCTATAATTTTGCTTTCATGGTGACCTGTAGTTCTGGAGACAGGCAAGGTTATTATAAAAGACAATGGCCTTATTATCGTCAATCTAacctcagtaaaaaaaaaaaagggaatgtTGGGACTGCCAAATCACATCTAACAGAATTTCATCGTAAAATAAGCACAACTGCAAAACGACATTTGatattacatttacatttacaggtGAAAACTTGagtaagttttaattaaagggaaagaagaagtcatacattatgaataaaaactttgaatacatttcacaaaattatcGACTACAATAACTAGACAATATCAGAGTCGACAAATCGTCGTGCCATCTACCTACAAGAGATGCAGCCGCTGACCAGCTGTGAAGTCTTAGTTGATGCTACAGCTAGTTACAAACAATAACTAGCTGTGCTGTACAGCGGGATTGGCTGTGAAGTCTCTTATAACCAGCTAATTTGGCTTTCTTTGACCAATTATcacacacctccacacacacgacaacttttctctccagcccACGAATCAAATCTTCATGTGTAACCCACACCACGTCATCCTTTGCCGTGACcatgtctttcatttcttccatGTCATCCATCAGCAGTCGCAGTGGAATTTTTGCTTTTCTCATAGCTTTGACAATACCAAGCTTGTCACTCACTGTTGTCTTGTACACCACCAGCACGTCTCGCCACATTAGATCATACGATGCTGCTTCCTCACTATCTGTAAACACTAATTCAAAAGTAGAGACaccatttaaatatatatttttctgactggaatttttaaagaataacaattcatataaactattttatataGTAACAAGGCATTACTTATGATTTGAGGTTGAAATCTAGAAGGAAATTGAGGTAAGTGGTAAATAGCGTATGTGTACGTTGGACTGAAAAtactattttcttgtattttaccTTCTGGCTGTGCTATCGAATCGTTAAATGTTCACTTCTATGAGTATATTTTACAACTAAGTTCATGCTTAGGGACAAGGTTTGTAACACAACATAATATAATCAATAACAAAGAATTTCAATATGTAAAAATGTGCACTGCCTCTCACTCTATACATGTTTCTCTACACAGTAATCAAACTCACCAGGGACGCCAACACGGAGATCATTCTGAAGGAAAGAGACGACCATATCACCGCACTCGACACAATTTATTGCAGGTCTACAAGAATGTTTCTTGTGGGAAATTCTCTTCACAGCCGGACCATCTGTAAACTCGGGTACACCGCGGTTACCGTACTCTTTGACACTTCGGTCACGGGTGAACGCCCTGTCCTTCTGCACCTCTCTTCGTACGACTGGAGGAGAACGGAGGGGTCTGTTAAATCCTTGTTCTCCCCATCCATTTGGCACATGTCTGttgtaacaacttgccgcccaaagatggatCTGGGGAACTTTCTTTAGCAGCATTTTGCAGAACGTTTTGAATCCTCCCTCTTTACCTGACCTGTCAAAGAGACATGTCTGTTAGGGCTACCCTGTCAACAATTTTTGCAGtgataaaatgtttcagaaacttATATTATCACGTGAAagcgtatgtatgtgtgtccatgtggcgtaaaaattataataaaatcacGTTAAGTGTACTTGTATCCTTTGGAACCCTACCCACGTCAATATTATAATTAAGTACACCTGAACTTTCTAGGAGCTACAGTTAAATACCGATTATGACGAGACAAGCACATCCTTTACCCAACTGAATATGTCCACCACAACTTACTTGTCAGGGCccgcttcatcagcgatgacgtacaataTTCCTCCTTTTGCCAGCTGCGACAATTCGTTCACTGCTCTgctcatctctttcttttcaaagtcaTACTGTAGGAGGTTGAGTTGATTTTCCACTACAGTATATTGGATGAGATGGTGTTTCAGCATGATGCAGActggaagactttttttccATGTACTAACAATATAAACCTTTTCTCTCCGATGCAACCATTCTGTGCCCATCAGGAGCAGCACCACGGTTTTACCTGTACCTGGTGGTCCTGTTACAAAGAGTCTGGGAGGACGCGTACTGAGCAGATTGGTTTGCTCCGGAAAAAGACCGATCTCAGAGTAACAAACTCCTGTACACttcacggcctgacccagggtcttgacaccaATTCGTGGAGAAGATGCACATGGTACAGTCACTGCTGTCGCCGGTCCGCAGAATCTGTTACATTTTCATGAAACGAACATTCATTTTaagaataacagtaaaacaGCAAAGACTACAGCATTCTACTCACACAGATAATGTTGGAAATAATACAGCTGCTTCACCATTCATACTTTCTTTGGTGAAGATTACAATGCTTAATGTTTATGtatcattaaataaaaagagagggAAATTTCAAACTAAATGGGTAAATAgaccaaatatattttatgtgacacttttctataaatactcgtaataaatgtgtttaaacaCGGGATCTTTCATATACCTGGCTGTCAGCACTGTGTACCCAAGATGCGTCATCTGACTGTCCGTCCCCGCCCCAGCCACTTGTCGCCTCCACCAGTCCTCTAGATTGTTGTCGTCAGACAACTGGTCAGAGCACAGACAAAGACTCGCGATGTCCTCCGGGTTCGATGATTCCGTCTCCAGACACTCACTAAGgcactgtattaaaaaaaaaaaaaagcagaaaaaagaaaaaaaaagaaagaaagaaaaaaccccaaaagaaaTTTCATGTTCATTTTGGATGATATCTGATACCTCACCGACTTACAAGACCAGTATGCATTAACAGTTGCCCGTCCTTCTAAATCGAATGTAGTGACAGTATGCCAGTCGACACATAGTTACAGCATTATAAAGATCAGATGATGGCTGCCCATGAGGCGCAGTCATCTAGCTGCAGGACGTTTACGAAAGTTTTCCAAAGGAAAATTAACTggttagtttaaaaaaaaatagtatattaACCCACATTGAAGGTTTGAAACttattattactaaaaaaaatcgGCAGTAACAAAATCTTTCTAGTGAGAAATAACACTGGGATGAAAGGTAATCGCTAAATTTGCGGAGTAAAACTAAGAACAGAAAGGTTTGGCAAAGTAAAAAGAGGTCTGCTGCTgttaaaagttaaagaaattgAAATCCTTACTGTCAACAAATCGTGATCTCCTAAGATGGTCGCCTGTACCTGACTGGCCGTGAGGTTAGGAAGAATAATCGTCTTTCTGACACGAATGTTGGGAGTGATGTCCCAACTCACATCCTTTAAATTGTCAGTTGCGCAGTTTAACTGTTCAACGGCCTTGACAAGTCTTATTTTGATGGTATcctttgttaatttgtttaatttgaaTACTTTCTCCCCAAATGCCTTaacctcaaaaacaaaaaatccataATCTCGATGAATAAGAAGCATATCAACCTCTCGTTTTTTTATGGGAATGTAAGGCTGGTCCTTATTAGCAGTGGAAGATCGCTCAGTAAGGTAATCTTTAAAGTGGAGATTACTCATTAAAactaaaacttctttcttttgttgaaacATGTTCTTCAAGCTGGTCAGAACATGATTCATGGCTGCATCGTCCTTAacgtcactgtcctgaactTTGGGAGGCTGAGGAACGGTGCGTGGAATCTTCACGGATTGGTCAGGTTGACCAGCCTGGTCAGATGCTGGCCAAAGGACGGATAAAGGCTGACCGGCAAATGAATGTCTGGTCGTCGGCACGCGGCTGAAGTAGAGAGGAGGTAAAAAGCAGGGTCCTGAGTGAAAATCAGGGAACGTTTCCTGGACCCACTGTATCCAGAAATCTTGCTCTGAGACTGGACCCTGTATCAAAGCAACTCGTACTTCGTTAGTGCTCAAATAACTCATGATAAAAAACTTATATCAAACTATTATCTAGAGCAGTTATTCCTGAGCTAAACAATTGAATAGCCACTAAAAGTACTTCCAAGAAACTAAAAACTAACCAGTCAAATGACACTGAGGAAGTATATTTGATACAAATGTTTCTTAGCTCAAAACGTAAACAGTGAAACTGAGACAGACGAACTACTGATAACAATTCTCAGGTTAGCAAAACCCCACTAAGtaagataaatgaatgaattgatGTTGTGATTCATCCTTTGCctgtttcaaacaaaacaatttttgaaaattgacTTTTTATGACTTTACAGTTGCACCAAAACTATGTTCTAGATATTTTATTCTATGCTTTACATACCTTATAATTCATTTTCTTCCGAAAGAATTTGATTGTTTTCTCAATCTGAGTTGAATTGCCATGTATCTTTGCCTGCACAATCTTAGTGTCGATCTCTACAGCGGCTCCATACTTCTGTAGAATCTTTTTCAGGGATGCTGGTTCCGAGGAacctaagaaaataaataatcatttttttgttttttttaatatttctatcAGACTTCTCCATCTACTTCtttcaagaaaaggaaaatgtacAGTAGGCAGACAGGAagtttgtttataaattatatttttgacgAAAAGACTATCCCTTCATGCTTTCTTGTAAAGGTTGGCGAACATCTTCAATGATAATGAATCCTTAAGACCAAAGTGTACTGTTTCCATAAGCTTTATCTTGCCAGTCtctaaaaatattacttacttgTATCAATGTGCAGAGCAGACATTTTAGCAGTTATGTCCAACACATAATCTTTAGCCTGGCCATTGCCTTCAGATTGTGTGTCAGACCTTCTTCCGACAGCACCTGCATGCTCTGTGCGCTTACACTGTTATTGGGAGTAAAATCAGTCGAAGAAATTATACTTTTTGCTGTAGTTTTGACCATTAGAAAGCTTCAGAAAGGTAGTGGAAGAAAATAGAAGTTCAAGGAAATGAAGGggagatgaaaaaataaaaaaaaacttaagtcGTGATGCAGTTTATGCACATGGAGAAACaattaaatttagttttttctgaaaagaatttttgaacATTCTTTAAGTAGCAGCAAATAAAGAGGAGAAAATTGTAGCAGAAAGGATTTCCACGGCATCGATTGTCAAGATGGCAAATTATGAACTCAATTCAAATATTGCAGCATAGATACAGCATTACACAATTTTTATGCGTGTATAGAAATGAAGGAAGACAATTGCAAAACAATGACGACCATGTAAGCAGCTTGTTACCTAGATATAAATactgaatattattttcaatgaCTTTATGATTACTcttaaaattatgtattttttgttctctcttaaTCTGGAAACTTGCTTAttagtgtgattgtgtttgcGAGGGATAACGCATTGGTTATACGGAGCTTTCTGTATATTTGCAAATAAACGATGTTGTGAGCTGTTAtgtgaaataattgtttaaaagaatagaagaacaaacaataaaatgagtatattatcttgtttaaaacaaaaagtaacaatatAATgccactaataataataacaaaaataaacgttCAACTTAAATAGCGCATGCTCAAACTTACAAAGAGCTTGCTCTCAGCgattgagacaagaacgaggcTGACATCAtacgaaggacagaaggataaacatcAGTCCTGATAACTAATGACAAATCTACTTACCTTTTTTGTCTAGATGGCGCTTCCTCTTGGCCCTGTAGCTGGAGCGGTTGATCAGACATAAGAGGCAAAAAGATTAGCGTACAGTCTGATAGTAAAGTTAGGAAAGACAGTGCGATGTCACATCTCCAATCAGCCAAGATATAAGTTGTCAGAGGACATAAAAGTGTAATCTATCTTACCAATTCCTTGTAATTCAGTCAAATAATTTAAGGTAATTATGATAATTCGTACGTTGTCCTCGATCTGTTTCATTTCAATTCAAATATTGAAGGTCTGTTGGCATTACGACTAGTTTTcaagctgagctgctcaagtttaatgtaaaataaGCAATATTATTAACAAAGACATAAATCCTAAAACTAGAATAATAGAGTTAGTAGGAAAAGCTGTTTAAActatgttattttttcttctagTAAATGAGATTTCAGCACCTCGCTTGATGTAGATGTAATTGCACCTTGCTCCTGTGGGTGTTGCCTCTTGCTGACAGACCGTGGACATGGCTGGACGTTCATGTGGTTTTCAATGGGAGTAAGTGCCATCTGTACAAAATGAGCTTTTAATCTATATCATCTCTCTTTTTACTGCTCATATTATATTTcatggttttatatatatataattatatatatacacacacaggtagCTGGCAATGCTATTGAATACCTTGAGCAGGAGTATTACTGAATCTCCAGTTTAGGAGTTTCAACGTGTATTTGCAATAAtgacatgttttctttcttgtttttaaaaccGATAGATCGCTGAGtttgacattaaaacaaaatacaattttacaaGGATTTCTGAAGTTTAAAGGAAATATGTTTGACTTGaactaaaactgtaaaaatacaGAAGAGGATTCAGTGAGCTATTTCAATAAGTCAgcgttaaaatattttacacttcaaCTTGTCTAAACCATAATCCCTGAAAACTGTAGAACTTAAGAAACAGGAGGACATAATTTTTGTGCTTGAGATATAGTCCAAAAATTTATAACCCATCCCAGAATAAGGTTAACCTACATTTTGCGAAAATTGACACAGACGACATTCCACCTCACCCACTAGAGTGAATGGTGGTTTgctagatttttgttttattttcgacATGAGTAAATTCATCCTGTCACACATATTAAGAGATTCCAAAATACAGACAACCAAAAAATCTTGAGAGCCTTGCAATTTCCCTACCCTTCTTGGTCTGGGAGCCGCTTCATCGCTCTTAACTGACTGTTGAAGCTGATCGGATACGAGAGTCACAAGACATGTTTGTAATGTCCAAATTCAGCAAAGAAAATTAAGTGCATCAATAGTCATcagttaagaaataaattacaaagcaattaattttacaaaaatatcacattttacataaatatttttttcagaaatctaATTGGATGGtaacataatttaatttgtattcgTATAATTACTATACGATAAAGATCTACTAGCAACCAGAAATCAAGTTGTCTTGATTAAgcctgagaaaaaataaaatacataaattaagtataaaaaaaggaaaaaacaagaaaatagaatATAGCTTTTGTTAAAACTGACTAGGaacaattttatgtttcttcataagttattttcacttttaaattgTGATTCTGGCATTATTTAAAATTCACTGATGTTTGCCCTTATAAGTGGGAAATGTTCCCCGTGAATGTTCCTGAATGCTaatattacctcccttgatgGAGATGCCACTGCACCCTGgtcttgtaaatgtttttggtTGCTGAACATTATGGAATGCTGAAAGCTCGTGTGATTTCCTTGGTTTTCACCTGAATAGTTTGACATACTATTTCCGTTACATGCTgttttttcacacacatttctaattttctgGCAAATCTGCTGCTTTAAGACAAACGTTCTGTTTATCTCTGCTCTGagattataaattatttaggtttgtaattgtaaaatatCTCTTATAAATGTGTCGTTTACAATTTGTAAAAGgattatttttgcataattatgaataatattatttcatatataatttaataataacaacaatgattGATTTTATGTCAAAGCATAAGCTTCCTTTGTGcaccatttattattttttcttggttttaacTTACCGTTTATAAGTGTGTTTACAGTGAACCAACACAGCAAGTCTCTCAGCTCTTATATTTGTCAACACCAGGTGAGATGAGTCAGTGGAGGCTCAGGTCTGTCATCACTATGTAAGTGATACTGAAACATATCAAAATTATAGCTTCCACATCATTGTCAACAGACTATCAAATCTTAACTAATAAAAAGATTTGGTTATCACATTTGAAAGTTCATTTCTTtcgctgtatatatatatgtgcgttgGTTACTTAAGAGAGACTAAAATAAGGTATTGGGAGATAAATCTTTAGTATACTCTcactcaaaataaatttaccaGGTGGTGATTTGAAGGAtcctataaatatatttctcaagCTAAATTAAATAATCATAGCTCGTTGAAAATCATTTTGATTAAATTATTAGCGCTAAGTGTGttttaaagcaaatattttgctCACTTTTTCTACgtttttaaattcagttaaaTTAATGCTGATAAAGTAGACCGAAGGGTTAGAAATCGtttggaaacaaaatgtcattGGTAGTCGACTTCTATGTCCCAGCACAGGTTTTCTATGATTGTAAGCTTGTTGTTTTGACTAtgatgacatttatttattgacacaCTATACATAATTATGGAAATGATCCACTTACTTTCAAACTGCCAGGCCTGTGCCTCTACACCAGCGCTAAGAACCCTTTTGACTTGTGACCTAAACACCGGTCTGCCTACGTGTCATTGggttcataatttttttcctccataACCCTTTTGTATATCAATGAATTAAATACGTTAATGTGAAAACTTAGCAGCTTACCTTGCTGTTTGTGACTCCCTGAAGattaaaataagagaagaaaggCAGACTAGCACACAGAGGACGCAATATACAGTAGTGCCAACCCTCGTCTGATCTACACGTCTGGGTTTTCCCGATATTTGAAAAGTGTAACCGTTGCTGACACCTTGACACTGactgttctttatttatttaaaacgaGGCCACTAGGTCAGAAACAGTCATGCGGCAAGTAGTTTGgagcaggttaaaaaaaaaggagtaataCGATAGACCATACCTTTGTGTTGTGCTTAACCTACAAACATTTGACAAgcgtgttgtgtgtatgtaagaaCGTGTGTATCTACATGAATATGGTGGATATGGTGGCTGGTGTTGATGAGAGAAAGTCACTGGTAACTCCTATCTGTGTTCACTGtgtataaaaacaataaacatcgcCGGTGAGGTCTTAAGATTGGAGACAGTGTCAGTCTGACACAGAGTAGAGGTGTCACAGCTGACGAGTGTCAAACCAGTTGACAGTAAAACTGTACAAGTCACTGACTTGCTTACAGACAATGAAAATAATCACTAATAACAAGAGTGGAGCCTTGGTTAGTTTGCACTGCTGTGCCAAGATGTGTTGTGCTGAATCACTAAAATCACTGGTCTTCCTATAGAAAGCAAAATGGTTTGTGGAAATGTTGGTTTATGAGCAGagagatgtttttaaaacaagaatttaaatcCAAAAAATCACAGCAAATTCGggtattattaaaaaaaaaaataaccacgAAAAGTAAAGAGGTCAAATATGGTTTTCACCTACTATTTCAGCAGTACAAATAATATGTTTCATTAACCTATTATCTACACTAAAAAATCAAGACGATTACCACAATGATTTCCACACaagcaagaaaaggaaaagagtaACTTAAGTATAGCTTACaagtttaatgaaaaaaaaaaaacccaaattgcattacaaaatgcaaaatgcatTGGAATGTCCGACTTTGCTGATTGCTTGTACATAGAAACTCCTTTCTGTCAGCAGTAGAGACATTTGAATTGTGCAGCAAAATCATCGAAGGATAATCAAAGCTGTTGTTGTACATGGCTCCCttttccataatgctagtcctttttcacactcttctGTTTGGAATATCATGCTAcactcagctcttgttcttgttatttggttcctctttgtgtattctgtatttgattttattcttgatttagtgtggt
Proteins encoded:
- the LOC112574801 gene encoding uncharacterized protein LOC112574801, whose protein sequence is MSALHIDTSSSEPASLKKILQKYGAAVEIDTKIVQAKIHGNSTQIEKTIKFFRKKMNYKGPVSEQDFWIQWVQETFPDFHSGPCFLPPLYFSRVPTTRHSFAGQPLSVLWPASDQAGQPDQSVKIPRTVPQPPKVQDSDVKDDAAMNHVLTSLKNMFQQKKEVLVLMSNLHFKDYLTERSSTANKDQPYIPIKKREVDMLLIHRDYGFFVFEVKAFGEKVFKLNKLTKDTIKIRLVKAVEQLNCATDNLKDVSWDITPNIRVRKTIILPNLTASQVQATILGDHDLLTCLSECLETESSNPEDIASLCLCSDQLSDDNNLEDWWRRQVAGAGTDSQMTHLGYTVLTARFCGPATAVTVPCASSPRIGVKTLGQAVKCTGVCYSEIGLFPEQTNLLSTRPPRLFVTGPPGTGKTVVLLLMGTEWLHRREKVYIVSTWKKSLPVCIMLKHHLIQYTVVENQLNLLQYDFEKKEMSRAVNELSQLAKGGILYVIADEAGPDKSGKEGGFKTFCKMLLKKVPQIHLWAASCYNRHVPNGWGEQGFNRPLRSPPVVRREVQKDRAFTRDRSVKEYGNRGVPEFTDGPAVKRISHKKHSCRPAINCVECGDMVVSFLQNDLRVGVPVFTDSEEAASYDLMWRDVLVVYKTTVSDKLGIVKAMRKAKIPLRLLMDDMEEMKDMVTAKDDVVWVTHEDLIRGLERKVVVCVEVCDNWSKKAKLAGYKRLHSQSRCTAQLVIVCN